Genomic window (bacterium):
AAATAAATTAAAAGGAGAGTAAAATGCCAACAATATCAATGTTTTAGGGTATAATTATTTACATGTTTTTCTTTGATGATAAGAAGCACCATCGTCCACATATTTATGTGAACTACGGTGAAAACGATGCGATTATAGCAATTGAAGATGGAGAAATTATTGAAGGAAATTTACCAAAAAAGAAATTGAAATTAGTCCAAGCTTGGATTGAAATTCATCAAGAAGAAATAATGGCTGACTGGAAATTAGCAGTTGAAGGACAATTACCATTTAAAATAGAACCGTTAAAATGAGGTGATAAGATGATAAAGGTAAACTATGTAGAAGCAAAAAAGGATTATGTATTATTTGTTAATCTATCAAATGGGGAAACATGAGAATAATCGTTCCGTTAGGAACATAATATCGGTAGGAATAGATAGACAAATCAATCAGTTCCGTAGTTGGTAGAAAATTTATGGAAAGCCATTTACCGATATATTGTGTCCCTACGGGACATTATTTGTGTGATATTTATTTCTACCGATATGTTGTCCCTATGGGACATTATTTGTATTTCTAAGTAAAGTTTTGAATAATAACTGCTATATCGACAAATAATATCTGCTCAATCTTGTCAGGTAGGTCTTTTAACACCTCTTTTTTTAAACGCCTCAACACAAAGGGATATATCTTCTTTTTCAATTCATACAGGACATCTTTGTCATTTTCCTTCTGAATGGGGTAACCGTTCACCGCAGAGACACAGAGACGCAGAGA
Coding sequences:
- a CDS encoding DUF4160 domain-containing protein, with product MYMFFFDDKKHHRPHIYVNYGENDAIIAIEDGEIIEGNLPKKKLKLVQAWIEIHQEEIMADWKLAVEGQLPFKIEPLK
- a CDS encoding SNF2-related protein produces the protein MNGYPIQKENDKDVLYELKKKIYPFVLRRLKKEVLKDLPDKIEQILFVDIAVIIQNFT